One window from the genome of Crassostrea angulata isolate pt1a10 chromosome 2, ASM2561291v2, whole genome shotgun sequence encodes:
- the LOC128173317 gene encoding uncharacterized protein LOC128173317 isoform X1, with protein MHIEVPWLTSCRPHTLICSEDTMMKTVLIVFSYLSCIASCCQRRDDAMVCQELPSSPRLEGVKVLTKQLNLRAYDMEKVMVQFSDLQCDETLPRPGTKVFFGDRLCTHASTARQKSYPSTTTAMMETAAIGFMLFVFWKCLTCCRRPTVTVPASVQIPAHHQREPTPVPVLRRSRCARRAPPRYGFRSVWAINC; from the exons ATGCACATTGAAGTCCCGTGGCTGACCAGCTGCAGACCCCATACTCTCATTTGTTCGGAGGACACCATGATGAAGACAGTGTTGATAGTGTTTTCGTACTTGAGTTGCATTGCATCTTGCTGTCAAAGAAGGGACGACGCGATGGTGTGTCAAGAACTCCCTTCTTCTCCACGTCTTGAAGGTGTGAAGGTCCTGACGAAGCAGTTAAACCTCAGGGCCTACGACATGGAGAAAGTCATGGTGCAGTTTTCCGACCTGCAGTGTGACGAGACTTTGCCCAGACCAGGCACCAAAGTCTTCTTTGGGGACAGGTTATGTACACAT GCTTCAACTGCCCGACAGAAGAGTTACCCCTCTACGACAACAGCCATGATGGAGACGGCAGCCATTGGGTTTA TGCTTTTCGTATTCTGGAAGTGTCTTACATGTTGCCGTCGACCAACCGTGACAGTCCCCGCGTCAGTCCAGATCCCCGCACACCATCAAAGGGAGCCGACACCCGTCCCCGTTCTTAGACGCTCGCGATGTGCGAGGAGAGCGCCCCCGAGATATGGTTTTCGAAGCGTGTGGGCCATTAACTGTTAA
- the LOC128173317 gene encoding uncharacterized protein LOC128173317 isoform X2 codes for MHIEVPWLTSCRPHTLICSEDTMMKTVLIVFSYLSCIASCCQRRDDAMVCQELPSSPRLEGVKVLTKQLNLRAYDMEKVMVQFSDLQCDETLPRPGTKVFFGDRLCTHASTARQKSYPSTTTAMMETAAIGFNTPWIIVTEISSLAISCIAICVCVVIVRKQCARKKKPSQTFSSDEGYFCV; via the exons ATGCACATTGAAGTCCCGTGGCTGACCAGCTGCAGACCCCATACTCTCATTTGTTCGGAGGACACCATGATGAAGACAGTGTTGATAGTGTTTTCGTACTTGAGTTGCATTGCATCTTGCTGTCAAAGAAGGGACGACGCGATGGTGTGTCAAGAACTCCCTTCTTCTCCACGTCTTGAAGGTGTGAAGGTCCTGACGAAGCAGTTAAACCTCAGGGCCTACGACATGGAGAAAGTCATGGTGCAGTTTTCCGACCTGCAGTGTGACGAGACTTTGCCCAGACCAGGCACCAAAGTCTTCTTTGGGGACAGGTTATGTACACAT GCTTCAACTGCCCGACAGAAGAGTTACCCCTCTACGACAACAGCCATGATGGAGACGGCAGCCATTGGGTTTA ACACTCCCTGGATCATAGTCACAGAAATATCGTCCCTTGCCATCTCCTGCATTGCGATTTGTGTGTGTGTCGTCATCGTGCGCAAGCAATGTGCCAGGAAAAAAAAGCCTTCACAGACTTTCAGCAGCGATGAAGGATATTTCTGTGTCTGA
- the LOC128174586 gene encoding uncharacterized protein F54H12.2-like, with protein sequence MCGMENLELFQVPPTNIALEESKWMEYYPISSTLQSETAPIEFDIQGQGDEYIDLSQTYVQIVCKFTKDDGTALTGANTSVTPVNNIIHSLFSEIDVTLNGKIITPGTDTYPYKAYLEKLLSYRPKTLETQMKACSLWEKDTAGHMDDALTTAPTQTKTQFNVVDDKVTINAAQLGFPLPADGENEGLRKRRDAIENSKKITLIDRLYVDLFQQDRFIPNGVDIRLRFNRAKPAFHLMAHAGSSGKISILSMLLWVRKVKPTATVLNAINERLNSETVKFPLRRVEVKTFTIPQGTQSKITDHLFQGQMPKRIVLGFVENAAFNGDLTKNPFNFKNANVKKLDVSINGETITTRPFEPDFANDLYLRSYLSLYQGLGKFGEDWAPDISFEEYKDGYTLWCVDFTKDQEAQLDKFHLIETGNLRIEVQFSQNTATTLNCLVYAEFDNLLEINKQREVSVDY encoded by the coding sequence ATGTGTGGGATGGAGAATTTGGAATTGTTTCAAGTTCCCCCCACCAATATAGCCCTAGAAGAATCCAAATGGATGGAATACTATCCCATCTCCAGTACTCTCCAATCGGAAACAGCACCCATTGAATTCGACATTCAAGGACAAGGAGATGAATACATTGATCTCTCTCAGACTTATGTTCAGATTGTCTGCAAATTCACTAAAGATGATGGCACTGCCTTGACAGGAGCTAACACTAGTGTCACTCCGGTCAATAACATTATACACTCCTTATTCTCGGAAATCGATGTCACTCTGAATGGTAAAATCATCACTCCAGGAACGGATACTTATCCTTACAAAGCTTACCTGGAGAAATTACTCTCCTATCGACCCAAAACTTTAGAAACTCAAATGAAAGCATGTAGTTTGTGGGAAAAAGACACAGCAGGTCATATGGATGATGCCTTAACCACTGCACCCACCCAGACCAAAACTCAATTTAATGTGGTAGATGACAAAGTAACAATAAATGCCGCTCAGCTGGGGTTTCCCCTACCCGCCGATGGCGAGAATGAAGGTCTAAGAAAACGCCGCGATGCAATCGAAAACAGTAAAAAGATTACTTTAATTGACCGACTTTACGTAGATCTCTTTCAACAGGACAGATTTATTCCCAATGGAGTAGACATTCGATTGAGATTCAATCGAGCCAAACCTGCCTTTCACCTGATGGCTCATGCAGGAAGCTCAGGGAAAATCAGCATTCTGAGCATGTTACTGTGGGTGAGAAAAGTCAAACCTACGGCTACGGTACTCAATGCCATCAACGAAAGATTAAATTCCGAAACGGTTAAATTTCCCTTGAGACGAGTGGAGGTCAAAACCTTTACCATTCCACAAGGAACTCAATCCAAAATCACCGATCACCTGTTTCAGGGTCAGATGCCGAAAAGAATCGTTTTGGGATTTGTAGAAAATGCTGCTTTCAATGGCGATCTCACTAAAAATCCCTTCAATTTCAAGAATGCCAATGTCAAAAAGTTAGACGTGAGCATTAACGGGGAAACCATAACTACCAGGCCCTTCGAACCGGATTTCGCTAACGATTTGTATCTCCGATCCTATCTGAGTTTATATCAAGGTTTAGGTAAATTTGGAGAAGATTGGGCTCCTGACATCAGTTTCGAAGAATATAAAGACGGTTACACCCTGTGGTGCGTAGACTTCACCAAAGATCAGGAGGCGCAGCTGGACAAATTTCATCTCATTGAAACGGGAAATTTGAGAATCGAAGTTCAATTTTCACAAAACACGGCAACAACCCTCAATTGTTTGGTGTATGCTGAATTTGATAACTTGTTGGAAATCAACAAACAGAGAGAAGTCAGTGTTGactattga
- the LOC128173341 gene encoding cilia- and flagella-associated protein 251-like → MGNIFSKPVKKMNTYEMTEEDEYESMMNAKEGGKDIIPDERKFPPPLYEPPEEVDDGGADDEMSSDITSDITAEEKDQLEEEREKKRRKEMREKEEEEEEEEEEKKEEMGELQEMGATVQEMGATAMEPPVDKLSLVYNECRVYREQEKKRKRAEKWELDQEKRKALRELKFKLLNESYRKLTKIEGNDLELLKMLQICQKKDGAKDDDEYYWHLKVSVERSEMVGRSFYFLGGQLVKKRHCSI, encoded by the exons ATGGGAAACATATTTTCCAAACCAGTAAAGAAAATGAACACCTATGAAATGACTGAAGAGGATGAGTATGAATCGATGATGAATGCTAAAGAAGGAGGCAAAGACATCATTCCTGACGAACGGAAATTCCCACCACCCCTGTATGAGCCCCCGGAGGAGGTCGATGATGGTGGTGCTGATGATGAAATGAGTTCCGATATAACCTCTGACATAACCGCTGAGGAAAAGGATCAATTGGAAgaggaaagagaaaaaaagagaaggAAGGAGATGAGAGAAaaagaggaggaggaggaagaggaggaggaggaaaagaaagaagaaatggGTGAATTGCAGGAGATGGGAGCAACAGTCCAGGAGATGGGAGCAACGGCAATGGAGCCCCCAGTTGACAAACTAAGTTTAGTGTACAACGAGTGCAGAGTCTACAGAGAAcaggaaaaaaagagaaaaagggCTGAGAAATGGGAACTAGaccaagaaaaaagaaaagccCTTAGAGAACTAAAATTTAAACTGCTGAATGAAAGTTACAGAAAATTGACGAAAATCGAGGGAAATGACCTGGAACTTTTGAAGATGCTTCAGATCTGTCAG aaaaaagatggtGCTAAGGACGACGACGAATATTACTGGCATTTAAAAGTATCAGTTGAAAGATCGGAAATGGTTGGAAGAAGTTTTTATTTCCTTGGAGGTCAATTAGTGAAAAAGAGACACTGTTCAATCTAA
- the LOC128174587 gene encoding uncharacterized protein LOC128174587, with protein sequence MRKLGYKLVHTGKHDKNRWQRIELSPEEREADKKEEEMEAAQKAEEIEEALKAEEMEIARKAEEIKAARFPTRPCSNPPNPIGFSKPLGFTTLMPQNDSGFFPFKIGELPKRPKYSIPTPWGEWETGKERVERLKKEKKEDEDFNKQLNIQFRRRVRDNPHINFSTDNFGSGKHIKSIDEKVKDLLEDPHYPEAKFNSLKCETLLVSNELDDTRKELEDTKKELEDTKKKLTELPEFKEQSKMILEGYKKELEDISKELEAIKEEIQKAKEEEEKKEKKENLKSKMEEFLSNIKLDPAEYIVPLFEKPPGNRMDWMKSDASRATWSFYIKPEQAKNDKFKAMRLLLSEYCHKFCLVENGVTHNINGEFQLKKPMNIKGLTDLLGPNIYINGGPKELGTENWSMAAKFDQKDYFNISFTDETKGTISKFNIGNKPKPVVCRLKQRSRATAGEMSSDKPKKEEEKPQPEERKPQTEEKMEDKMETEVKMEEDDGEIHMEENEEEVISEFHIK encoded by the coding sequence atgagaaaactCGGATACAAATTGGTACACACCGGCAAACATGACAAAAATAGATGGCAGAGAATTGAATTGAGTCCAGAAGAAAGAGAAGCAgacaaaaaagaagaagaaatggAGGCAGCTCAAAAAGCAGAGGAAATAGAAGAAGCTCTAAAAGCAGAAGAAATGGAAATAGCTAGAAAAGCAGAAGAAATCAAAGCTGCTAGATTTCCAACTCGCCCATGTTCAAACCCTCCCAACCCAATAGGATTCTCCAAGCCATTAGGATTCACTACACTAATGCCTCAAAACGACAGTGGATTCTTTCCCTTCAAAATCGGAGAATTACCTAAACGTCCGAAATACTCCATTCCCACTCCATGGGGAGAATGGGAAACAGGAAAAGAAAGAGTGGAACGtctaaaaaaggaaaaaaaggaaGACGAAGATTTCAATAAACAACTGAATATCCAATTTCGTAGAAGAGTAAGAGACAACCCTCATATCAATTTCTCAACCGACAACTTTGGAAGTGGGAAACACATCAAATCCATAGATGAAAAGGTAAAAGACCTGCTTGAGGATCCACATTATCCAGAGGCCAAATTCAACAGTCTGAAATGCGAGACACTCTTAGTATCCAATGAACTAGACGATACGAGAAAAGAACTGGAAGACACCAAAAAAGAACTGGAGGACACCAAAAAGAAACTGACTGAATTGCCTGAATTTAAAGAACAAAGCAAAATGATACTTGAAGGATACAAAAAAGAACTAGAAGACATCAGTAAAGAACTAGAGGCCATCAAAGAAGAAATTCAGAAAGccaaagaagaagaagaaaaaaaagaaaaaaaagaaaacctgaAATCAAAAATGGAAGAATTTCTGTCAAATATCAAACTAGATCCAGCAGAATACATCGTTCCATTATTTGAAAAACCACCGGGAAACAGAATGGATTGGATGAAATCGGATGCCAGTAGAGCAACATGGAGCTTCTACATCAAACCAGAACAAGCCAAAAATGACAAATTCAAGGCCATGAGACTTCTGCTATCAGAATACTGTCACAAATTCTGCTTAGTGGAAAACGGAGTAACTCATAACATCAACGGAGAATTCCAATTGAAAAAACCAATGAACATCAAGGGCCTAACAGACCTACTTGGACCCAACATCTATATCAACGGGGGCCCTAAAGAACTAGGCACTGAAAATTGGTCTATGGCTGCAAAATTCGACCAGAAAGACTACTTCAACATCTCTTTCACAGATGAAACAAAAGGAAccatttcaaaattcaacattGGTAATAAACCCAAACCTGTGGTGTGTAGACTGAAGCAAAGATCAAGAGCCACAGCTGGAGAAATGTCATCTGATAAACCCAAAAAAGAGGAAGAAAAACCCCAACCAGAGGAAAGAAAACCCCAAACAGAGGAAAAAATGGAAGACAAAATGGAAACTGAGGTAAAAATGGAAGAAGATGATGGTGAAATTCACATGGAAGAAAATGAAGAGGAAGTGATATCtgaatttcatatcaaatga